In the Malus domestica chromosome 16, GDT2T_hap1 genome, one interval contains:
- the LOC108171269 gene encoding phytosulfokine receptor 1-like → MDAQDFWVVIVIGFCFQVQILSSQNFTCNPNDVKALEDFTSSLKTVIDGWGSSFSSDCCKWEGITCNSSFSLGIGLNNSIDTFRVVKLELPSKRLAGNLSASLGTLDQLRTLNLSQNYLIGTLPTALFRLRNLQLLDLSFNDFSGPIPFGIDLPSIKFLDISQNLLNGSLPGSICDNNSTQLRVLNVAANC, encoded by the coding sequence ATGGATGCTCAGGATTTCTGGGTGGTGATTGTTATTGGCTTTTGCTTCCAAGTTCAAATCTTGAGCTCTCAGAACTTTACATGCAATCCAAATGATGTGAAAGCATTGGAGGATTTCACGTCAAGTTTAAAAACTGTGATCGACGGGTGGGGAAGCAGTTTCTCATCTGATTGCTGCAAATGGGAAGGTATCACTTGCAACTCTTCATTCTCTCTCGGAATTGGATTGAACAATTCAATCGATACCTTTCGAGTGGTTAAGTTGGAGCTTCCAAGTAAAAGACTAGCAGGCAATCTCTCTGCATCTTTAGGCACCTTGGACCAGCTTAGAACCCTTAATCTCTCTCAAAATTACCTCATAGGCACGCTTCCAACTGCACTCTTCCGTTTGCGAAATTTACAACTCTTAGACTTGAGCTTTAATGATTTTTCCGGCCCCATTCCTTTCGGTATTGATTTACCTTCAATCAAGTTCCTTGACATTTCTCAAAACCTTTTGAATGGTTCCCTTCCTGGCAGCATCTGTGACAACAATTCTACTCAACTTCGGGTACTCAACGTGGCTGCTAACTGTTAG